The DNA window TGcggattgaaaaaaatttaatttaaaaaaaatataaattgttattatttattgatttttgtgAGGAAGAGGGTGTTTTTgtacaattaataatattaatgtttaatttgaatataagctaaatataaaaggactattttgaatattttttaaatgaaaagaggttaaataagctctttagggtagagacgaaaatgaaaaataaaaaaaagggtacaaatgaacttttttttaggttagggtataaatgaaaaaatgttataaggtgaggattttttaagtaattaggcctattaaaaaatatttttccatttttgtaATGGgttagtaaattatttaacccctaaacttttctACTTTGTTTCCTACGACCTTTAAACTAATTTTGTGTTCCATTGAACttcttaactttttttgttctatttaaccccttaaaatatactatttattctatttaacctctTAACTATTCTTTTTTCCTATTGTatgttaaactttaaatttttatctatttaacctcctcaaaatacaattatttaatttcaaccATATTATATATATCTACCATGAATGcttataaacatataaattaatttatgtacgaTGACatataaattgtttgaaaatatatttatttaaatttttaataacatTTTCGTAAATTGTTAATGACAAtagaaattagaaataaaatggtagaaataaataaaaaatatttaaatttgatcaaataattacattatattttttttcttaaatatgtaaatagtatttttatatttcaacaatGATAAAAGGAGTTTATCTCTTTTTATTAACGATATTTATAAAGTACATAGATTTATTATactttgataatattaaatgaatgaataattgtttaaaaaatttataaattttagggcttaattatttaaaaaaaaccccaccttgtaatattttttcgtttataccatgacctaggaaaaagttcatttgtaccctttttttgatttattgttttcaactctaccctaaagcactaaattgaacttttttttatctagaaaaagcttaaaataatccttcattttttaacttatttgtattttttcaaatagaaaaaagatgatataacccttctatttaatgttttttaatattttcatcttttaattaattaaattgtcaaaaattaaaattttgggggtacagttgaaaacgaaaaatcaaaaaaaggtacaaatgaacgttttcctaggtcagggtataaacgaaaaattgtttcaaggtggggtttttttaagtaattaggcctaaattttagtgtgtttcgtaaatttaactcgaatttctaattttagaaattttaagataccaacttttaattttttgcaatttcaaacttttcaaatcagttATGAATCTTTCaagtttgtgtttaaattgcaaaacacgctaaaattcatgagttttaaagcaattaagccttaaatgggtttttatataatatataatatacatcactctttattttaaatataaaaaatatatttttatcttttaaaattaatacattgTGTGTGAGGTTAGGGGTAAAAAAAAGTAGTTTAGATGTTCGGTgagaaaaaatatttagttaagAGGTTTAATAGAATATATAGTATAGTTTGAGcggttaaatagaaaaaaaatagttaaaaggttCAATGgaccacaaaattaatttgggATTACAGAGACTAAAGTGataaaatttaagagttaaataaAGTATTAAGCCTTTTTCTAATCCTATACATTAGACTTTGCAATGGCATCGGTAATGTTGTCAAAGAATTGCATTCGAAGTAATGAACTACTACTAAGAAATACAGAAAGGAGAATgacaatttacttttaaaataaaaccttGGCAAAACGCGTCATGGACACAAAGTCATCTATatacaaaaatgataaaaattcaTAGTTGCAGAGAATTTGGTGTACTTGAGaaattgattaaatattttaatctatCGTACCTCTGtagcaataaaaaaattcataatcaaattaaattatctgattGTCAAGGTTAAGTTTTATGGTACGTAATGAATGTTTTGTCTATCTTAATGTTTATGTGAATATTATAAGTGTCAAGTTAATTGAAACAAACAGTTGAAATTGACGGTAATCAATTACAAATTGAAAGTAACATTTACATATATCTTATATGCTCAAAAGCACAACAATGGTAATGTCATATCACCATCCTACAGCaatgttttcaattttaatattttgaaattcagCAATGTCTTCCGACTTTTTAAGATTagatattttttctattaataataTACGTTTGGTTAGATTAAAAATTCTAATCTACGAAGACTACATCAGTTTGTATTTaagttgattttaaaattgaaatgaaatagtttttaatgattaaaaattttaatctaattgcATCATATGTCCACTATcaataaaaaattcataatcacATTAAATTTACCTTGCTGGGAGATCCACCAAGTCAAGGTCAAGTCTGAAGGTACGTAAGAAATTTTGTTTCTCTTAGTGTTTAACTGAATATTATATGTGtcaaataaattgaaacaaacaGTTGAAATTGACGGTAATCAAATACAAATTGAAAGTAacattttcatatattttttgtgctcaaaatatatatacaactATGGTACGTCATATTACCATCCAACAGCaatgttttcaattttaacatttaGCTTCTTGGGACAATATGACTTCCATTTGTTACATAATCAACTAATATAATAGTAAACACAAttacattatattttatttaacatCTCTAAACTATAGACTCTAActaattaataaacatatataataatatcataGAGAAGAATTTTCTGGAAGAGTTGATGATGCCCAAAAATGCTCCAAATTCTGAGTAAAATCCTTCTTTCTTCGGAAAATTACTGAACTATGGGTAGCGTTACGTATGATACTCAGCTCTGCATGGCCAACTTTCTTCTTGATATCGTAGCTGCACTCCGTCGGAATCGTGTTGTCACGATCACCATGAATAATGTTAATTTTGACTCCGGCGTTCTTTAGGATCTCTAGGTATCCGTCCATGAATTTCGCTCCTCCGCAGATCACATTATGCACATTATGCCAAGTAGAATGGTGTGTGTGCTTGGTCAAGTCTTTTATAGCAAAATTCACATCCCTGTAAGAAAAGAATTTTTCTGGATTAACTTGCTGCTAAAATAAGTTAAGGGACTAAAAGTATACTTTATTTAGTATAATAGTACCTTTTCTTGGTGATTCGCATGATGAGGCTCTCCCACGTTCTGTGGTGTCGACAAACAAGAAAACAAACACTTCTTCCTATGTGTTCATACCATGCCATAACCGATCTCTGAAATGATTCAGCTGGCCATAATGTTTTTGTAGCCAATTTCTTAAGAACTTCTACACTTTCTTCGTCTTTACCACAGGAAAAAATTGCCTATACATTGATTAAAAACGAACAAAATTAGATGATTTAGAAGAGGTCAAATGGTCAACAATATCCACTTCTTTGAAACTGTAGTAATTTTGGTCAATCCAAATGTATAGAATGgccaaaattgtcaaaatttgtATATGAAGACATGAAATATTTTGGAAGTTTTGGGTGGACTGAGTTTTACcaacttttctcatttttttttcatgcatAATTCAAACAAGATTAGCAAACTTACTGGTGCAACAATTGTGAGTGATTTTACGGATTTGGGGTGCTTGGCAGCCAGAGCTAAAGCTATTGGGCATCCCATAGAATGTGCCACCAAATGGAAAGATTTCAATTCATATGGATTAATCACTGATTTTTCTATCATTTCCAAGTGATCCTTCAAACTATATTGACAATCCAATGGCTTAGGGCTTTTTCCAAATCCCAGAAGATCAATAGCAAACAATTTATAAGTCCGATTCGCAGTTTCCGACAGATTTTTAAAGACTGTTTCTGTCCAGAACGAAGAAGAGCACAAGAATCCGTGAATGAATATCACATTTTCATCTTCTCTGATCGGATCACTGCTGACTGTTAACATTAAATATAAAGCCAAATCAGAAATGGTATCCATTAATATAacccaaaaaaaacaaaaaatttagtaaaaatattggAAGTACCTTGTGATGGTTCTTTAACCACAAGATGAAGCTTCTCGCCACCATCTTTCAACCAAGAAAGACAATTCTCGCAACTGCAATCAGACCACTTAGTTTTCACTTCACTGTTGTAAACTTTTTCATCACTTTTATGGTTCCTCCATTTTCTTTGAAATACAAAAGAACTCATTTTGCTGAAAACGTTGTTTCTTCCGTAAAATGAATCCGATATCCCGTCGTCTTCGTCGCATCCCGTAGCTGCGGATGATTCTTTGTTTCCACAGTGACACGGAGAGGATTTTCCTTCAAGAAACGTGTCAAGACATTTGTAAACTACACAAAGAATTGCATCAGCAAAGtccaagaaaagaaaaactatGAAGGTTAGTGCATTCTGTAGGCATTCTTGAGACTTGCTCGCCAAATTTTCGATAGACATGGTGCGAGAAGCTGTCATCGCTAGAAATTGATAAGAGAGAAAAAATAAGGAAACAACTCAAGAAGCCGATGAAGGAAAGAATGACTATGTTGGAATATAACATAAGGGTTATTTATagtctttattttttgttataatttgcATTTTGGTCCTTACtgtttaaaaatttgaaattttagcctatatatttttcatttttaagtgACTATAGTTGTTTATTCGATGGACATATAAAATTTAGATGAACTATTCCATATTCCATATTATGTCCCTCCGTCCATTTTAGGAGTCCTATTattatgctttttttttttatgttttatccatattaatgatagtggaattttttaTAGAGTTTCTTTTGTGATGATTAAATGAAGTGTAAAAAGagaaatttaatgtaaaaatattttaaaaataaaaatgaaacttttaaaatgaaatatctcaaaataaaaaataatacttttaaaaCGAGACAGATAGAGTATTTCACAGACTATTATAGGACAGCTAATATAGAAAgtcatttgaaaattaaattaaaatatttaagaattatTTGGTTCATGTGCTATTTGTAAATATTACCTACTAGCTTGTAGCTAATAGATAATACATATCTGGTGAGTTCTTATTGACTGTTGATGTTGATATGTTAAAGGATTTTAGAGGATGTAATtacttttttgtatttatataataaattaattaatatttgatataaataattaaacaatttatataaataacattgaatttaaattatattacatgAATTAcgataatttataatattgtctttaaattatttaactatAGCTAGTATAGTATAAATAcgataatttataatatattataaaattaacatattttaatAGAGCTAATTTTATCTAAGCagttaataaaatcaaaacggATA is part of the Mercurialis annua linkage group LG3, ddMerAnnu1.2, whole genome shotgun sequence genome and encodes:
- the LOC126674028 gene encoding probable lysophospholipase BODYGUARD 4, which codes for MTASRTMSIENLASKSQECLQNALTFIVFLFLDFADAILCVVYKCLDTFLEGKSSPCHCGNKESSAATGCDEDDGISDSFYGRNNVFSKMSSFVFQRKWRNHKSDEKVYNSEVKTKWSDCSCENCLSWLKDGGEKLHLVVKEPSQVSSDPIREDENVIFIHGFLCSSSFWTETVFKNLSETANRTYKLFAIDLLGFGKSPKPLDCQYSLKDHLEMIEKSVINPYELKSFHLVAHSMGCPIALALAAKHPKSVKSLTIVAPAIFSCGKDEESVEVLKKLATKTLWPAESFQRSVMAWYEHIGRSVCFLVCRHHRTWESLIMRITKKRDVNFAIKDLTKHTHHSTWHNVHNVICGGAKFMDGYLEILKNAGVKINIIHGDRDNTIPTECSYDIKKKVGHAELSIIRNATHSSVIFRRKKDFTQNLEHFWASSTLPENSSL